A region of Prochlorococcus marinus subsp. pastoris str. CCMP1986 DNA encodes the following proteins:
- a CDS encoding porin, which translates to MKLFKSLLVAPATLGLLAPMTATANELNLKDVSGYSSSEEVRNISEFNPAEELAVTNSRVDGLEARLNNFEAGSFSETTTASFSVDAVLGAIDGNASATTGQGEETGFDFQFNIGLSTSFTGEDSLDIAIDNGSATASPIGAKMGFDTGTSLVVDGVTYSFPVGGATMVVGDATDVSATYTGACTYSAFTDTTLDDCGTGNSIGAGGKGVAASLGYAFDSGFSIAGGISSPTTEIVGDDADLYGLNVAYSTDSYGVAVGYAMDDGGTGAETTTWGLNGFYTFDLASLSVGYETSETGGTDSSGYFVGLSFPEVGPGSVNVGAATTGLFADSVTEYLIYEASYSYPVNDAMTITPGIFIEETAGDDLTGVAVKTSFSF; encoded by the coding sequence ATGAAGCTTTTCAAAAGCTTGCTTGTGGCACCTGCAACTCTTGGTCTTTTAGCACCAATGACCGCTACTGCTAATGAGCTTAATTTAAAAGATGTATCTGGCTACTCTTCATCAGAAGAAGTTCGGAACATTAGCGAATTTAATCCTGCAGAAGAACTCGCAGTTACTAATAGCCGTGTAGACGGATTAGAAGCAAGATTAAACAACTTTGAAGCTGGTAGTTTCTCAGAAACAACTACTGCATCATTTAGCGTTGACGCTGTTTTAGGTGCTATCGACGGTAATGCATCTGCTACTACTGGTCAAGGCGAAGAAACAGGTTTTGACTTCCAATTCAATATTGGTTTATCAACAAGTTTCACAGGTGAAGATTCACTTGACATAGCTATTGACAACGGTAGTGCAACAGCTTCACCTATTGGAGCAAAAATGGGTTTCGACACTGGAACTTCCTTAGTTGTTGATGGTGTTACTTATTCATTCCCTGTTGGTGGAGCAACAATGGTAGTTGGTGATGCAACTGACGTTAGTGCTACATACACAGGAGCTTGTACTTACAGTGCATTCACTGATACAACATTAGACGACTGTGGTACTGGTAACTCTATAGGTGCTGGTGGTAAAGGTGTTGCAGCATCTTTAGGTTATGCATTTGATTCTGGATTCTCAATAGCTGGTGGAATATCATCCCCAACAACTGAAATCGTAGGTGATGATGCTGACTTATACGGTCTTAATGTTGCTTATTCAACAGACAGTTACGGAGTAGCTGTTGGATATGCTATGGATGATGGTGGAACAGGCGCTGAGACAACAACATGGGGTCTTAACGGTTTCTACACTTTTGATTTAGCAAGCCTAAGTGTTGGTTATGAAACTTCAGAAACAGGCGGAACTGATAGTTCTGGATACTTCGTTGGTCTATCCTTCCCAGAAGTTGGCCCTGGTTCAGTAAACGTTGGTGCAGCAACTACTGGACTTTTTGCTGACAGTGTAACTGAGTATCTTATATATGAAGCGTCTTACTCTTATCCAGTAAATGATGCCATGACTATTACACCTGGTATATTTATCGAGGAGACAGCTGGTGATGATTTAACAGGAGTAGCTGTTAAAACTTCATTCTCTTTCTAA
- a CDS encoding adenine phosphoribosyltransferase — MEILNELISTYKDHPKEGIDFKDVLEIVQHPIVFKELILKMASSKIVSNAEALISIDARGFIFGSAISFQVSKPMIFARKPGKLPGELIKKKYTLEYGENSLSIQKKSLNNFYSFAIIDDLLATGGTVNCVSNILKDNGKKITGLLTVVELIELEGRSKFDFPVESWLKCK; from the coding sequence ATGGAAATACTAAATGAATTAATATCTACCTACAAAGATCATCCAAAGGAAGGAATTGATTTTAAAGATGTCCTTGAGATAGTTCAACATCCAATAGTCTTTAAAGAACTTATTCTTAAAATGGCATCGAGTAAAATTGTGTCTAATGCTGAAGCTTTAATATCAATTGATGCGCGAGGTTTTATTTTTGGATCTGCCATCTCATTTCAAGTCTCAAAACCAATGATATTTGCTAGAAAACCAGGAAAACTTCCTGGAGAATTAATTAAAAAAAAATATACTCTTGAATATGGAGAAAATTCATTGTCAATTCAAAAAAAGAGCCTTAATAACTTTTATTCTTTTGCAATTATCGACGATTTGTTAGCAACAGGAGGTACTGTAAATTGTGTTTCAAATATTTTAAAAGACAATGGCAAAAAAATTACGGGGCTATTAACCGTAGTTGAGTTGATAGAACTTGAAGGAAGATCAAAATTTGATTTTCCAGTTGAATCCTGGTTAAAATGTAAATAG
- a CDS encoding HupE/UreJ family protein, giving the protein MFVLANVQIVKNVRHAKIINLNRKMNSKNFFHKNLKVSLIIFPVYLFFISIYNPVFAHHPFGMGESSTLTSWQGFISGIGHPLLGPDHLLFILAISLIGLRSQKKWILPLLGFGLIGSAIAQILSLPEFMIPYAEALVSLSLVLESLIILGYLPSSLLLPMISLHGYLIGGAIVGAEQSPLLSYFLGIFIGQGSLLLIVLYLSEHIGRILKNKNLVSGILIGIGAAFSWVALID; this is encoded by the coding sequence GTGTTTGTCCTTGCGAATGTACAGATTGTGAAGAATGTTCGCCATGCAAAGATCATTAATTTGAATAGAAAAATGAATTCTAAAAATTTTTTTCATAAGAACTTAAAAGTCTCTTTAATAATCTTCCCTGTATATTTGTTTTTTATTAGTATCTATAATCCAGTATTTGCTCATCATCCATTTGGTATGGGTGAGAGTTCCACATTAACTTCCTGGCAGGGTTTTATCAGTGGTATTGGTCATCCCTTATTGGGTCCAGACCATCTCCTTTTTATTTTGGCAATAAGTCTTATTGGATTGAGATCCCAAAAAAAATGGATATTACCTTTATTAGGTTTTGGTTTAATTGGAAGTGCTATTGCGCAAATTTTGTCATTGCCAGAATTTATGATCCCCTACGCAGAAGCATTAGTATCTTTAAGCTTAGTTTTAGAAAGTTTGATAATTTTGGGCTATTTACCTAGCTCATTACTTTTACCCATGATCTCTTTGCATGGTTACTTGATAGGAGGTGCAATTGTTGGTGCTGAGCAAAGTCCTCTATTAAGTTACTTTTTAGGAATATTTATAGGGCAAGGATCTTTGCTCTTAATAGTCCTATACTTATCAGAGCATATTGGAAGAATTTTAAAGAATAAAAATTTGGTTTCGGGAATTTTAATTGGTATTGGAGCAGCCTTTTCATGGGTTGCACTTATTGATTAA
- a CDS encoding autotransporter outer membrane beta-barrel domain-containing protein, with the protein MKIYNFLLLTLIFSSLPIKAGENFSGNFDVNNWSTVGSSGDGSLDTNNAPDSITITGPNDGSRGSAQKFFIEIPSGGSGTYSFDWAYTTNDTPFYDFPNLINGSSTTLFTGYQLHGDFNQSGSISTDVEAGDNFGFEIETNDGVGGRAFLTISSLVTPDPPDTGTEWVQPYTAMQNIGLASIKNNRDLVLAKAGQCNNYGWVIGDTDYCVYTNANNTTASVNGNSSYGGYDYTKFNTSLNVEKTINDRWKAGVAYGVGSSNLNNYNFSSTTASLSSTNTHYSIYGVKKVSDKFTLKGMIGGSDFDYKGNRNYSTTSATSAYDTDGYTAEINGIWDMKKNIKNMKTPIRLQPTVGVAYAAHTQDGFSESGSGDLITIDPNQAESLLFKTGISIDKQIPMEGGKWILVPSLALNYEMDPYSDDDHRSIKGGLTESSTAHTKVSSKTLGQHNGSVKVGADFICTKDFMFNLNAEYGLAEGGDEQSYGGGFRWQF; encoded by the coding sequence GTGAAAATTTATAATTTTTTACTTTTAACGTTAATATTTTCCTCTCTGCCTATAAAAGCTGGCGAAAATTTTTCAGGAAATTTTGATGTTAATAATTGGAGCACAGTAGGCTCGTCTGGAGATGGCTCCTTAGATACTAATAATGCTCCAGACTCCATAACTATTACTGGTCCAAATGATGGTTCGAGAGGCTCAGCCCAAAAGTTTTTTATCGAAATTCCTTCTGGAGGTTCTGGTACATATAGTTTTGATTGGGCTTATACTACAAACGATACTCCTTTCTACGATTTTCCAAACTTGATAAACGGTAGCAGTACAACCCTTTTTACTGGTTATCAGTTGCATGGTGATTTCAATCAATCAGGAAGTATTTCCACTGATGTAGAGGCGGGGGATAATTTTGGTTTTGAGATTGAAACAAATGATGGTGTTGGTGGGCGTGCATTTTTAACGATCTCTTCCCTTGTTACTCCAGATCCTCCTGACACTGGAACTGAATGGGTCCAACCCTATACAGCGATGCAGAATATTGGATTGGCATCAATTAAAAATAATAGAGACTTGGTTTTAGCTAAAGCAGGACAATGCAATAACTATGGTTGGGTGATTGGAGATACTGATTATTGTGTTTATACCAATGCGAACAATACAACTGCTTCTGTTAACGGTAATAGCAGTTATGGAGGATATGATTATACAAAATTTAATACCTCATTAAATGTAGAGAAGACAATTAATGATAGATGGAAAGCTGGTGTTGCATATGGCGTTGGATCTTCTAATTTAAATAATTACAACTTCTCTAGTACTACAGCTAGTTTGAGTTCCACTAACACTCACTATTCTATTTATGGAGTTAAGAAAGTAAGTGATAAATTCACCTTAAAAGGAATGATTGGTGGATCTGATTTTGATTACAAAGGTAATAGAAATTATTCAACTACATCAGCAACATCTGCCTACGATACTGATGGATATACTGCGGAGATAAATGGTATCTGGGATATGAAAAAGAATATAAAAAATATGAAAACCCCAATCCGTTTACAACCAACGGTAGGAGTTGCTTATGCCGCCCATACTCAAGATGGATTCAGTGAATCGGGTAGTGGAGATTTAATTACCATTGATCCAAATCAGGCAGAATCTCTTCTGTTTAAAACAGGAATCAGTATAGATAAGCAAATCCCTATGGAAGGAGGAAAGTGGATTTTAGTTCCTTCACTTGCACTAAATTATGAAATGGATCCCTATTCGGACGATGATCATAGAAGTATTAAAGGTGGATTAACAGAAAGCTCAACAGCTCATACTAAAGTTTCTTCTAAAACACTTGGTCAACATAATGGTTCTGTAAAAGTGGGAGCTGATTTTATCTGTACTAAAGATTTTATGTTTAACTTAAATGCTGAATATGGTCTAGCAGAAGGAGGAGATGAGCAGTCCTATGGTGGCGGTTTTAGATGGCAGTTTTAA
- a CDS encoding acyltransferase family protein: MNIIPSKYRPEIDGLRAIAVLGVIINHLNKEFLLSGFLGVDIFFVISGFVISSSLYGRDSKNFIDFIQNFYIRRLRRIVPALAVFIIISSILICLFNSDPQISLRTGASSAFGLSNLYLIRHATDYFAEDADLNIFTHTWSLGVEEQFYFIYPFFIWFTGFSRSAKKSLRNLFIVLIIFSIPSLSLYLHLYKSNPDAAYFLMPTRFWEISFGGLTFVLSRYKIVEKFKYRHLSEILIFLILISIMMFPREFINLSTILTVFCTTLFILLTKEDFLAYKFLTNRFIVFIGKISYSLYLWHWTVICISRWTFGITWWTIPIQILLSFFLAFFSYKYVEIPLRSREYDVKKFGLLILNIIIAFSSGLIAIFLSLNNSVLFTGQSPTFNAGNKWRYAIKSVSKKINGRKCHADGGYTQEKIDELFDHCIIYNKSPNKIDKTIAFVGDSHAQTLMSAQDIFYNRGLNLIHYTHAGCPFPPLDFGILPSKCNQFIKLSSTKILNKLGQDDILVIYGYHLSYLGDQKHPDTRNTIFNINDEISINAEEKINIYINSIKSFVQKANAKGIKTYLITSSLRNSIPHPEWFRPFQENNHNQNYLIQRKNAISLNNLFIKNLSNIEGLFLFNPLEALESCCDNFKDFSKFYRDGNHLSDYGAKVLVNKLKNFIIENDTNNKI; encoded by the coding sequence TTGAACATAATTCCTAGCAAATACAGACCAGAAATTGATGGATTAAGGGCTATTGCAGTTTTAGGGGTAATAATTAATCACCTTAACAAAGAGTTCTTACTATCCGGATTTTTAGGAGTAGATATATTTTTTGTAATATCAGGCTTTGTTATTTCCTCATCTTTGTATGGAAGAGATTCTAAAAATTTTATTGATTTTATCCAAAATTTTTACATAAGAAGATTAAGAAGAATCGTTCCAGCATTAGCTGTATTTATAATTATTTCTAGTATTCTTATCTGTTTATTTAATTCTGATCCACAAATTTCTTTAAGAACTGGAGCCTCATCTGCTTTTGGATTATCAAATTTGTATTTGATTAGACATGCTACTGATTATTTTGCAGAGGATGCGGATTTAAATATTTTTACTCATACATGGTCTTTAGGCGTTGAAGAGCAATTTTATTTTATTTATCCATTTTTTATATGGTTTACAGGATTCTCTAGATCAGCTAAAAAAAGTTTAAGAAATTTATTTATTGTCTTAATAATTTTTTCAATTCCCTCTTTAAGTCTTTATTTGCATTTATATAAATCAAATCCAGATGCAGCTTACTTTCTAATGCCAACAAGATTTTGGGAAATTTCTTTTGGAGGTTTAACCTTCGTTTTAAGTCGGTACAAAATAGTTGAGAAATTTAAATACAGACATCTTTCAGAAATTTTAATTTTTTTGATATTGATATCAATAATGATGTTTCCTAGAGAGTTTATTAATTTATCTACAATTCTTACGGTTTTTTGTACAACATTATTTATCTTATTGACAAAAGAAGATTTCTTAGCTTACAAATTTCTTACCAATAGATTTATAGTTTTTATTGGAAAAATCTCTTATTCTTTGTATTTATGGCATTGGACTGTTATCTGTATAAGTAGATGGACTTTTGGAATAACATGGTGGACAATACCAATACAAATTTTATTAAGTTTTTTTCTGGCCTTTTTTTCATATAAATACGTAGAAATACCTTTAAGAAGTAGAGAATATGATGTTAAAAAGTTTGGTTTATTAATCCTTAATATTATTATTGCTTTTAGCTCAGGGCTTATTGCAATATTTTTGTCTTTAAATAATAGTGTTTTATTTACCGGACAATCGCCTACTTTTAATGCGGGTAATAAATGGAGATATGCTATTAAATCAGTTTCTAAAAAAATTAATGGTAGGAAATGTCATGCCGATGGAGGCTATACACAAGAAAAAATAGATGAATTATTTGATCATTGTATTATTTATAATAAAAGCCCAAATAAGATTGATAAAACGATTGCTTTCGTTGGTGATAGTCACGCGCAAACTCTAATGAGTGCTCAAGATATTTTTTACAATAGGGGTTTGAATTTGATTCACTATACACATGCAGGTTGCCCCTTCCCTCCTTTGGATTTTGGAATTCTACCATCAAAATGTAATCAATTTATAAAATTATCCTCCACTAAAATTTTGAATAAATTAGGGCAAGATGATATTTTAGTGATTTATGGTTATCACCTTTCTTATCTTGGGGATCAAAAACATCCCGATACAAGAAATACCATTTTTAACATAAATGATGAGATTTCTATTAATGCTGAGGAAAAGATAAATATCTATATAAACTCTATAAAATCTTTTGTTCAAAAAGCTAATGCGAAAGGTATTAAAACTTATTTAATTACCTCATCATTGAGAAATTCTATTCCTCATCCAGAATGGTTTAGACCTTTTCAAGAAAATAATCATAATCAAAATTATCTAATTCAAAGAAAAAATGCGATTTCTTTGAATAATTTGTTTATAAAAAACTTATCAAATATAGAAGGTTTATTTCTATTCAATCCATTAGAAGCATTAGAAAGTTGTTGTGATAATTTTAAAGATTTTTCAAAATTCTATCGTGATGGGAATCATCTATCTGATTATGGTGCAAAAGTATTAGTTAATAAATTAAAAAACTTTATTATTGAAAATGATACAAATAACAAAATATAA
- a CDS encoding high light inducible protein, whose translation MIEKKGDNIRSENFYPDSNYYLDQDNTPEETTLPEDQIFNTKKFEWPNSYWFIAERTNGRLAMIGFMAVIINYTLFGWIAYPIL comes from the coding sequence ATGATCGAAAAAAAAGGGGACAATATTCGAAGCGAAAACTTTTATCCAGATAGTAATTATTATCTTGATCAGGACAATACTCCTGAAGAGACCACACTTCCAGAAGATCAAATATTTAATACGAAAAAATTTGAATGGCCAAATAGCTATTGGTTTATTGCCGAAAGGACTAATGGAAGGCTTGCAATGATAGGCTTCATGGCTGTCATTATTAACTACACTTTATTTGGATGGATAGCATATCCAATCCTTTAA
- a CDS encoding DUF6447 family protein, with translation MLDSKESDSANPEDKKLPTLDFDGKKYDINSLPDEVKDLLKGLQIADTQIRMHKDTLRLLDLGKNSLGVQLKQKLKNISPVKN, from the coding sequence ATGCTTGACTCAAAAGAATCCGATTCAGCAAATCCAGAAGATAAAAAACTTCCTACACTAGACTTCGATGGTAAGAAATACGATATAAACTCACTGCCAGACGAAGTTAAAGATCTTCTCAAGGGTTTACAAATTGCAGATACACAAATTCGAATGCATAAAGATACTTTAAGACTTTTAGATTTAGGAAAAAATTCACTTGGCGTTCAATTAAAACAAAAATTAAAAAATATATCTCCAGTAAAAAACTAA
- a CDS encoding protein adenylyltransferase SelO — protein MSRKSELLKGEETKNFSEFSQLADFSLMNSLNADPHSTKDGNDHRARSVNSGHYVPVTPTPIPEPIYVSHSKTLFKELGLSSDLTKDKNFCRFFSGDIEVAEYPMRPFGWATGYALSIYGTEYTQQCPFGTGNGYGDGRAISVFEGLFNGKRMEMQLKGGGPTPYCRGADGRAVLRSSVREFLAQELMHALGIPTSRSLTLYVSGTEIVRRPWYTEGSRYFEPDIMVDNHAAITTRVAPSFLRVGQLELFARRVRSNSHDDAFNELKIIVQHLIDRNYRDEIDPSYSFNEKVIRLANLYRGRLISLVTNWMRVGYCQGNFNSDNCAAGGFTLDYGPFGFCELFDPRFQPWTGGGEHFSFFNQPFAAEINFKMFCSSLLPLLLENKEDIEKLEKIKNDFSKFMSKEMQLMWAKKLGLEKYDETLTNELFNLMVNSKVDFSIFFRKLSHIPDNISFLKDSFYLPSSEELDKEWFIWLKKWQDCINKQGDLKEISKSMKQVNPKFTWREWMIVPAYQEAEEGNYNKIKELQTIFKNPYEEESLEIEQKYNRLRPREFFNKGGVSHYSCSS, from the coding sequence ATGTCACGAAAATCTGAATTATTAAAAGGCGAAGAAACTAAAAACTTTTCTGAGTTTTCACAATTAGCAGATTTTTCTTTAATGAATTCTCTCAACGCTGATCCTCATTCGACAAAAGATGGGAATGATCACAGGGCTAGGTCAGTTAATTCAGGTCATTATGTTCCCGTTACTCCAACACCAATTCCCGAACCAATATATGTTTCGCACAGCAAAACATTATTTAAAGAATTGGGATTAAGTTCTGACCTTACAAAAGATAAAAATTTTTGTCGTTTTTTTTCAGGTGATATCGAAGTCGCAGAGTATCCAATGAGACCCTTTGGCTGGGCGACGGGATATGCATTGTCTATTTATGGAACTGAATATACACAACAATGTCCTTTTGGGACAGGTAACGGCTATGGAGATGGTCGAGCAATTTCTGTTTTTGAAGGTTTATTCAATGGGAAAAGAATGGAGATGCAACTTAAAGGTGGAGGCCCCACACCTTATTGTCGTGGAGCAGATGGCCGAGCGGTACTACGATCAAGTGTTCGTGAATTTCTTGCACAGGAGTTAATGCATGCATTAGGAATTCCTACTTCAAGATCTTTAACTCTTTATGTCTCAGGGACAGAAATAGTTAGAAGGCCTTGGTATACAGAAGGTTCTAGATATTTTGAACCTGATATTATGGTTGATAATCATGCCGCAATTACTACACGTGTCGCGCCTTCATTTTTGCGTGTAGGTCAGCTCGAACTCTTTGCTCGCAGAGTTCGAAGTAATTCACATGATGACGCTTTCAATGAGCTTAAAATTATTGTCCAACATCTTATAGATAGGAACTATAGAGATGAAATTGATCCAAGTTATTCATTTAATGAGAAGGTGATTAGGTTGGCTAATTTATATCGAGGAAGGCTAATATCACTTGTAACTAACTGGATGCGAGTCGGTTACTGCCAAGGTAATTTTAATAGCGATAATTGTGCTGCTGGAGGTTTTACCCTTGACTACGGTCCTTTTGGTTTTTGTGAATTATTTGATCCAAGATTTCAGCCTTGGACTGGAGGTGGAGAGCATTTTTCATTTTTCAATCAGCCTTTTGCTGCCGAAATCAATTTTAAGATGTTTTGTTCATCTCTTCTACCATTACTCTTAGAAAATAAAGAAGACATAGAAAAATTAGAGAAAATTAAAAATGATTTTTCTAAATTTATGAGCAAAGAAATGCAATTAATGTGGGCAAAAAAGCTTGGTCTTGAAAAATACGACGAAACTCTTACCAACGAGCTTTTCAATCTTATGGTTAACTCTAAGGTTGATTTCAGTATTTTCTTTAGAAAGCTTTCTCATATTCCTGACAATATATCTTTTTTAAAAGATAGTTTTTATTTACCTTCTAGCGAAGAACTTGATAAGGAATGGTTTATTTGGTTAAAGAAATGGCAAGATTGTATTAACAAACAAGGTGATTTAAAAGAAATCTCCAAATCAATGAAACAAGTAAATCCTAAGTTCACTTGGCGTGAATGGATGATAGTGCCTGCTTATCAAGAAGCTGAAGAGGGTAATTACAACAAAATAAAAGAATTACAAACTATCTTCAAAAATCCTTATGAAGAAGAGTCTTTGGAGATAGAACAAAAATATAATCGACTTAGGCCAAGAGAATTCTTTAATAAAGGAGGAGTTTCGCATTACAGTTGTTCCTCTTAA
- a CDS encoding cupin domain-containing protein, which translates to MVLLIALISPKYALAEEKIEVVPLIQTSKGLSGESFNYLEGEPELRLLRVKIPVGLKTPIHKHPSPMLIHVTRGKLKHVRGRVINTFRAGDVFVESNKGGEHYVKSIGKKPAILHVDVISVVGVPTTINK; encoded by the coding sequence ATGGTGCTATTAATAGCTTTAATATCTCCAAAATATGCCTTAGCTGAAGAAAAAATTGAAGTTGTCCCATTAATTCAAACTTCTAAAGGGTTAAGTGGAGAAAGTTTTAATTATCTAGAAGGAGAACCTGAATTAAGGCTGTTGAGAGTGAAAATACCTGTAGGTTTAAAGACTCCTATCCATAAGCATCCTTCCCCAATGTTGATTCATGTTACGCGAGGTAAGTTAAAACATGTCAGAGGTAGAGTTATAAATACTTTTAGAGCAGGAGATGTTTTCGTTGAGAGTAATAAAGGAGGAGAACATTATGTAAAAAGTATTGGAAAAAAACCTGCCATTCTTCATGTCGATGTTATTTCAGTAGTGGGAGTGCCAACAACTATTAACAAATAA